The nucleotide sequence tGACAATGAGCTCACTAAGCTACTCTCCTCCTGCTAATGAAGAGGAgatctgctggacggagaaagcaGCTATGGGGATGAACATTGTCGttaaagaggaagaagaggaggatattACAGTGAAAGGAACGGAAGAAGCTTGTCGAATTAAaacggaggaagaggaggaagggatagaggctGTCAcggtgaaagaggaagaggggatagAGGTTGTCACGGTGGAAGAAGAGGTAGAAGCTTTCAGAATGAAAGATGAGGTAGAGGAGGATATCACATTAAAAGAAGAACATTTTgtagtgaaagaggaggagactGAAGATCCGATTAACACCAGTGAGTATTGTCTTAACAGGGGACACACTATGCAGTTTTTGAACCAGGGTGCggttttaaaggggcaatctacAGACCTCGTTAAAAAAATAGTACTTTTTAAAAAAGTGGATTTacgtttttttacatttacattacatttaagtcatttagcagacgctcttatccagagcgacttacaaattggtgcattcaccttatgacatccagtggaacagccactttacaatagtgcatctaaatcttttaaggggggtgagaaggattactttatcctatcctaggtattccttaaagaggtggggtttcaggtgtctccggaaggtggtgattgactccgctgtcctggcgtcgtgagggagtttgttccaccattgggggccagagcagcgaacagttttgactgggctgagcgggaactgtacttcctcagtggtagggaggcgagcaggccagaggtggatgaacgcagtgcccttgtttgggtgtagggcctgatcagagcctggaggtactgaggtgccgttccctcacagctccgtaggcaagcaccatggtcttgtagcggatgcgagcttcaactggaagccagtggagagagtggaggagcggggtgacgtgagagaacttgggaaggttgaacactaGACGGGcagcggcgttctggatgagttgtaggggtttaatggcacaggcagggagcccagccaacagcgagttgcagtaatccagacgggagatgacaagtgcctggattaggacctgcgccgcttcctgtgtgaggcagggtcgtactctgcggatgttgtagagcatgaacctacaggaacgggccaccgccttgatgttagttgagaacgacagggtgttgtccaggatcacgccaaggttcttagcgctctgggaggaggacacaatggagttgtcaaccgtgatggcgagatcatggagatCATTTTTTGTTTAGTTTGTATTCAGAGTACGCTTGTGTAACagtgtaactttagaccgtcccctcgcccatacccgggcgcgaaccaggaaccttctgcacacatcaacaacagtcacccacgaagcatcgttacccatcgctccacaaaagccgcggcccttgcagagcaaaaggggaaccactacctcaaggtctcagagcgagtgacgtcaccgattgaaacgctatttagcgcgcaccaccgctaactaagctagccgtttcacatccgttacacttgtCTATTGCTCTCCGACAGAAGGTCCTAGGATGATAAGTGATATGTTTGGAATCAGATGAGGGAGCGAGCTATAACCTATGTTTTTACCGGTAGTATGTTTGGAATCAGATGAGGGAGCGAGCTATAACCTATGTTTTTACCGGTAGTATGTTTGGAATCAGATGAGGGAGCGAGCTATAACCTATGTTTTTACCTCTAGTCAAACTCTCTTCCCTTTACAGATCTAAAAACGAGGCAATATGCAGTTTCCTGGCCCTcccagggctctacagtgaaggAGGACATCAGAAAGACACAGGGAGAATCTAATGTGACACCCGTGAGTCCCAGACAGTTTGGTGGTGATGACGATGCTATTCACTGCGACGTGAAAGACAAGGATTGGTTTCCTAGCAACAGGCTGAAGGCGGAGTCGGCTCCAGAGAGCCACACCCCAGAGCAGAGGGGGAGTGTTGTGAGTACATCCCAGTCACAAAGGGTTTCTGGTTCTCAACATTCCTTCCTTAATTCCTGGACCTCCTCCTATAAATCCATTGGAGGAGAACATCTGAGGTTCATCCAAATACTGATATGTGAATGTTTTTGGCAAATACAGATGATTCTGATTGGACTTTCTCCTCCATAACATTTATAGCAGGAGGTCCAGAGAATTAGGAATGAAGGTAGGTGTGTTTCTGATCTGAGGTTCCTCCTCTTGGACTTTCTCCTCCACAACATTTATAGCAGGAGGTCCAGAGAATTAGGAATGAAGGAGGGTATGTTTCTGATCTGAGGTTCCTCCTCTTGGACTTTCTCCTCCACAACATTTATAGCAGGAGGTCCAGAGAATTAG is from Oncorhynchus keta strain PuntledgeMale-10-30-2019 unplaced genomic scaffold, Oket_V2 Un_scaffold_7639_pilon_pilon, whole genome shotgun sequence and encodes:
- the LOC127929512 gene encoding uncharacterized protein LOC127929512 — encoded protein: MSSLSYSPPANEEEICWTEKAAMGMNIVVKEEEEEDITVKGTEEACRIKTEEEEEGIEAVTVKEEEGIEVVTVEEEVEAFRMKDEVEEDITLKEEHFVVKEEETEDPINTNLKTRQYAVSWPSQGSTVKEDIRKTQGESNVTPVSPRQFGGDDDAIHCDVKDKDWFPSNRLKAESAPESHTPEQRGSVQEVQRIRNEGGYVSDLRFLLLDFLLHNIYSRRSREREESRVPRSCLSHCCLTVGSEEGVCAAGRLQENTGSAWNCERRRRGRFRFK